GGCAGCATCGGCGGCTCCTTCAACCGGATTCAGTTCACGCCCGATCTCATGCCCACCGACATTACCGGTTTCAATGTCTATGACCAGCGGTCGGCACGGTTCTCTTTCCGTCCCGGACCGGTCATCACGCACGTGCTGTTGGCCGATGAAATCAACCGCACCATACCGCGAACGCAGTCCAGCCTTCTGGAGTGCATGCAGGAGCGCCAGGTGACGGTGGATGGGACGACCCACGTGCTTCCACGCCCGTTTTTTGTGATGGCCACCCAAAATCCCATCGAGCTCGAGGGAACCTTCCCCCTGCCGGAGGCACAACTGGACCGGTTCCTGCTCAAAACCCAGCTGGGCTATCCGGAGGAACAGGAGGAGGTCACCATACTGGAGCGCTTTCAGCAGTCGGATCCCCTCCAGGCAATGGCCGCGGTGGCATCACCGGAGGATGTGAGCCGGATGCAAGAAGAAAGGCGCACCGTCACCATCGCCGAACCCCTTCGCCGCTATATCGCCGCCATCGTCCGCTCCACCCGGGAACACGCCGCCGTCCGTTACGGTGCCAGCCCCCGCGGGTCGCTCGGCCTGATGCGGGCCGGGCAGGCCCTGGCCGCCCTGCGGGGCCGGCAGTATGCGCT
The window above is part of the Deltaproteobacteria bacterium genome. Proteins encoded here:
- a CDS encoding MoxR family ATPase, which produces MDVNLCQKIIQNIGKVIVGKQRPIELLLVALLAEGHVLLEDVPGVAKTLLAKCLAGSIGGSFNRIQFTPDLMPTDITGFNVYDQRSARFSFRPGPVITHVLLADEINRTIPRTQSSLLECMQERQVTVDGTTHVLPRPFFVMATQNPIELEGTFPLPEAQLDRFLLKTQLGYPEEQEEVTILERFQQSDPLQAMAAVASPEDVSRMQEERRTVTIAEPLRRYIAAIVRSTREHAAVRYGASPRGSLGLMRAGQALAALRGRQYALPDDIKSLAVPVLAHRLILLEQDKLRGTRPEEILNEIVEKIPVPTI